A single genomic interval of Rosistilla ulvae harbors:
- a CDS encoding POT family MFS transporter, with protein sequence MSNASQPTNPKFQTTPYPIDTMPPGIPYIVGNEAAERFSFYGMKAILTVFMTTYLLGDHGLTDPMSEGDAKFWVHVFVMAAYFTPLIGAFAADWLFGKYKTILWLSILYCFGHLALALNETRIGLAVGLGLIAFGTGAIKPCVSAHVGDQFGSKNSHMLEKVFGWFYVAINLGAFASTLLTPWLLDRFGPQVAFGVPGILMAIATFLFWMGRNRFVHIPARGAVVFKDAFTGDGLKALLNLAPIYILVAVFWSLFDQTASAWVLQANHMDRTVFGFELLSSQIQAANPFLILILVPTFSYLIYPTITKIFPLTPLRRVGIGMFLTVGAFSISALIETAIQNGGTPSIGWQVLAYIILTAAEVMVSITCLEFSYTQAPNSIKSIIMSFYMLSVSLGNFITAGVNAVISNDDGSSKLPGASYYWFFTGLMLVAAFLFIIVAYMYRGRTYIQDSAPETEIDAEASAMN encoded by the coding sequence ATGAGTAACGCCAGCCAACCAACCAATCCAAAGTTCCAAACGACTCCCTATCCGATCGATACGATGCCCCCGGGCATCCCTTACATCGTCGGCAACGAAGCGGCCGAACGGTTCAGCTTCTACGGCATGAAGGCGATCCTGACCGTCTTCATGACCACGTACCTGCTGGGCGACCACGGTCTAACCGATCCGATGAGCGAAGGGGACGCCAAGTTCTGGGTCCACGTGTTTGTGATGGCCGCCTACTTCACGCCGCTGATCGGTGCCTTCGCCGCCGACTGGTTGTTTGGTAAATACAAGACGATCCTCTGGCTCTCGATCCTCTACTGCTTCGGCCACCTGGCGTTGGCGCTGAACGAAACCCGGATCGGCCTGGCGGTTGGCCTCGGGCTGATCGCATTTGGCACCGGAGCGATCAAACCGTGCGTCTCGGCTCACGTCGGCGATCAATTTGGCAGCAAGAACTCGCACATGCTGGAGAAGGTCTTCGGTTGGTTCTACGTGGCGATCAACCTGGGCGCTTTTGCATCGACGCTGCTGACGCCGTGGCTACTGGACCGCTTCGGGCCACAAGTCGCATTTGGTGTCCCCGGCATCTTGATGGCGATTGCGACCTTCCTGTTCTGGATGGGTCGAAACCGATTCGTCCACATTCCCGCGCGTGGAGCGGTTGTCTTCAAAGACGCCTTCACCGGCGACGGGCTCAAAGCACTCCTCAACCTGGCACCGATCTACATTCTTGTTGCGGTCTTCTGGAGTCTGTTCGATCAAACGGCGAGTGCTTGGGTTTTGCAAGCCAATCACATGGACCGCACGGTCTTCGGGTTTGAACTGCTGTCGAGCCAGATCCAAGCGGCCAACCCGTTTTTGATCCTGATTCTCGTTCCCACCTTCAGCTACCTGATCTATCCAACGATCACCAAAATCTTCCCCCTGACACCGCTGCGACGCGTTGGGATCGGAATGTTCCTGACCGTCGGCGCCTTTTCGATCAGCGCGTTGATCGAAACCGCGATCCAGAACGGCGGCACGCCTAGCATCGGCTGGCAGGTATTGGCCTACATCATCCTGACCGCAGCGGAGGTGATGGTTTCGATCACCTGCCTGGAATTCAGTTACACACAAGCGCCCAACAGCATCAAAAGCATCATCATGAGCTTTTACATGCTCTCGGTTTCGCTGGGCAACTTCATCACCGCCGGTGTCAACGCGGTGATCTCCAACGATGATGGTAGCTCAAAATTGCCGGGCGCATCCTATTACTGGTTCTTCACCGGCCTGATGCTTGTCGCCGCGTTCCTGTTCATCATCGTGGCCTACATGTATCGCGGACGAACCTATATCCAAGATTCTGCTCCCGAAACGGAAATCGATGCGGAAGCGTCGGCGATGAACTGA
- a CDS encoding M48 family metalloprotease, translated as MPFGFGRRSNSGLKLRLMIAAGLALFSFISYLSTGQRNPITGEKQRVAMSPDQEIALGLQAAPEMAAQHGGLHPDPQARAHVDQVGQRLLSGLDDYVRVKQGTNPFQFKFHLLKDPQTINAFALPGGQVFITAALYSRLQTEGQLAGVLGHEIGHVLSRHGAQRLAKQKLTSGLVGAAGVAGGDISSAQLAQAIGQMLNMKYGRDDELESDRWGVLLTAQAGYDPRAMLGVMQILDEASGSNGPPEMMSTHPKPANRQAYIQEVLRSVFPNGIPEGLDP; from the coding sequence ATGCCTTTTGGATTTGGTCGCCGCAGCAACAGCGGTCTGAAGCTGCGGTTGATGATCGCCGCCGGGTTGGCGTTGTTCTCGTTCATCTCGTATCTGTCGACCGGGCAACGGAATCCGATCACGGGCGAAAAGCAGCGGGTTGCGATGAGCCCCGATCAAGAGATCGCGCTCGGATTGCAAGCCGCTCCGGAAATGGCAGCTCAGCACGGCGGGCTGCATCCCGATCCGCAGGCCCGAGCACACGTCGACCAAGTTGGCCAACGGCTGCTGAGCGGACTCGACGACTACGTCCGCGTGAAACAGGGAACCAATCCGTTTCAGTTTAAGTTCCATCTGCTGAAAGATCCGCAAACGATCAACGCCTTTGCGTTGCCCGGCGGACAGGTGTTTATCACTGCGGCTTTGTACAGCAGACTGCAGACCGAAGGGCAATTGGCCGGAGTTCTGGGACATGAGATCGGGCACGTTCTCAGCCGCCATGGAGCGCAGCGGTTGGCGAAACAGAAACTGACCAGCGGCCTCGTCGGCGCGGCGGGCGTTGCTGGCGGCGACATCAGTTCGGCTCAACTGGCTCAAGCGATCGGCCAGATGTTGAACATGAAATATGGCCGCGACGACGAACTGGAATCCGATCGCTGGGGCGTGCTGCTGACCGCGCAAGCCGGATACGATCCGCGGGCGATGCTGGGCGTGATGCAGATCCTCGACGAAGCGAGCGGCAGCAACGGGCCGCCGGAAATGATGAGCACGCATCCCAAACCGGCGAACCGGCAGGCATATATCCAGGAAGTCCTACGATCGGTATTTCCCAACGGCATCCCCGAAGGGCTTGATCCTTAG
- the glgC gene encoding glucose-1-phosphate adenylyltransferase — protein MQNTLAVILAGGRGSRLEPLTRDRAKPAVPFGGLYRIIDFVLSNCLNSGMRQLLLLTQYKAQSLDRHINLGWRPYFCRELGEFIDVVPPQQRIDDQWYQGTADAVYQNIYAIERERPEYVVVLAGDHIYKMNYESMVDFHIQTKADLTIGALQVDRESAKQFGVMQINEDNRVIGFQEKPEHPQTMPGDDHHCLASMGIYVFSARFLFEQLCRDATLSGSRHDFGNDIIPAVIGDHRVFAFPFRDENRKNDAYWRDVGTLDAYFEANMDLITVDPQLNLYDNKWPIRTYQPNMPPPKFVFGSEGDMDRRGEALDSIVCQGSICSGGHVRRSILSPGVRVNSYADVEDSIVFEGVEVGRRAKIRRAIIDKGVVIPPETTIGYDVEADRARGFMVTDSGIVVIARGEHIDGGGAFRHELSNLSANQ, from the coding sequence ATGCAAAATACACTGGCGGTCATTCTGGCTGGCGGTCGAGGTTCGCGGTTGGAGCCTTTGACACGCGACCGCGCCAAGCCGGCGGTCCCTTTTGGCGGACTGTATCGGATCATCGACTTTGTCCTCTCGAATTGCCTCAACAGCGGCATGCGACAACTGCTGCTGTTGACGCAGTACAAGGCGCAAAGTTTGGACCGCCACATCAACCTCGGCTGGCGTCCCTACTTCTGCCGCGAACTGGGCGAATTCATCGACGTCGTTCCACCGCAACAGCGGATCGACGATCAGTGGTATCAAGGAACCGCCGACGCGGTCTACCAAAACATCTATGCGATCGAGCGCGAGCGGCCCGAATATGTAGTCGTCTTGGCGGGCGATCACATCTACAAGATGAACTACGAATCGATGGTCGATTTCCACATCCAGACCAAGGCCGACCTGACGATCGGAGCGTTGCAAGTCGATCGCGAATCGGCGAAGCAGTTTGGCGTGATGCAGATCAACGAGGACAACCGAGTGATCGGTTTCCAAGAGAAGCCCGAGCACCCACAAACGATGCCCGGCGACGATCACCACTGCCTGGCGTCGATGGGAATCTACGTCTTTTCGGCTCGCTTCCTGTTTGAACAACTGTGTCGCGACGCCACCCTGTCGGGCAGCCGCCACGACTTTGGCAACGACATCATCCCCGCAGTGATCGGCGACCATCGTGTCTTTGCGTTTCCGTTCCGCGACGAAAACCGTAAAAACGACGCCTACTGGCGCGACGTCGGTACGCTCGATGCCTACTTCGAAGCGAACATGGATCTGATCACCGTCGATCCACAATTGAATCTCTACGACAACAAGTGGCCGATCCGCACCTATCAACCCAACATGCCGCCACCGAAGTTTGTCTTCGGCAGCGAAGGGGATATGGATCGCCGCGGCGAAGCGCTCGATTCGATCGTTTGCCAGGGTTCGATCTGCAGCGGTGGCCATGTGCGACGCAGCATCCTCAGCCCCGGCGTCCGTGTGAACAGCTACGCCGACGTCGAAGATAGCATCGTGTTTGAAGGAGTCGAGGTTGGTCGCCGAGCGAAGATCCGCCGCGCGATCATCGACAAGGGCGTCGTGATTCCGCCCGAAACGACGATTGGTTATGACGTCGAAGCCGACCGAGCCCGCGGGTTCATGGTCACCGACAGCGGGATCGTGGTCATCGCCCGTGGCGAACACATCGACGGCGGCGGCGCGTTCAGGCACGAGTTGAGCAACCTGTCGGCGAATCAATAG
- a CDS encoding GGDEF domain-containing protein, whose product MPLSQSIIFFTGVGVGALLFALGIWGGFGWGRRRGRRDATAPLQGAELLGIIEALSQWTSEYSGNVTRYQDELSSAARVVQETIETGNPKTTPIVKVLDDIMTSNQSLKQRLDDAERQLEKQTRSIEAYISEARTDALTKLPNRRAADQRLDEMFSAWQKGGPGFVVAMIDVDHFKQINDRYGHPEGDAVLQHMAQLLTNHIEGAYMVARFGGEEFVALMPPPLRVAADRIDRFRKIVADQTVTVADQEIEFTISVGVAECRNDLLIGPIVRRADEALYAAKGMGRNRVYFHDGKQPILVGAPEVAV is encoded by the coding sequence GTGCCGCTTAGCCAATCGATAATTTTCTTTACCGGCGTTGGCGTCGGCGCGTTGCTGTTTGCTCTGGGAATCTGGGGCGGGTTCGGCTGGGGGCGTCGCCGCGGGCGGCGCGATGCAACCGCGCCACTGCAAGGTGCGGAACTGTTGGGCATCATCGAAGCGCTCAGCCAGTGGACTAGCGAGTACTCGGGGAACGTCACCCGTTATCAAGACGAACTCAGTTCCGCCGCGCGCGTCGTCCAAGAGACGATCGAAACGGGGAATCCAAAGACGACGCCGATCGTCAAAGTGCTCGACGACATCATGACCAGCAACCAATCGCTCAAGCAGCGACTGGACGATGCCGAGCGTCAATTGGAAAAGCAGACGCGTTCGATCGAGGCGTACATCTCCGAAGCCCGAACCGACGCGCTGACCAAATTGCCCAATCGTCGCGCCGCCGACCAACGGCTCGATGAAATGTTCTCGGCTTGGCAAAAAGGTGGCCCCGGATTTGTGGTCGCGATGATCGACGTCGACCACTTCAAACAAATCAATGACCGCTACGGGCATCCCGAAGGGGACGCGGTGCTGCAGCACATGGCCCAATTGCTGACCAACCATATCGAGGGCGCATACATGGTCGCCCGCTTTGGTGGCGAGGAATTTGTCGCCCTGATGCCCCCGCCGCTGCGAGTCGCCGCCGATCGAATCGACCGCTTCCGCAAAATCGTGGCCGATCAAACAGTCACCGTTGCCGACCAGGAAATCGAGTTCACGATCAGTGTCGGGGTGGCCGAATGCCGGAACGACCTGCTGATCGGCCCGATCGTTCGCCGCGCCGACGAGGCGTTGTATGCAGCCAAAGGAATGGGCCGCAACCGAGTCTACTTCCACGACGGCAAACAGCCGATTCTGGTCGGCGCCCCCGAAGTCGCGGTCTAA
- the leuS gene encoding leucine--tRNA ligase, whose product MPRYNPAQIEPKWQAYWEQNKTFAAPEMPGDKKLYALDMFPYPSGDGLHVGHPEGYTATDIVSRFNRMRGVSVLHPMGFDAFGLPAEEHAIKTNTPPRASTEKNIATFRRQLKSLGFSYDWDREIATTDVEYFHWTQWIFLVLFDTWFDADQQKGRPIAELPIPAEVTAAGADAVRSYQDDHRLAFQSDALVNWCPALGTVLANEEVVDGKSERGSHPVERRPLRQWMLRITAYGDRLQNDLESVDWPESIKTMQRDWIGRSTGAEVDFFVGDVDDFQTWKSARSEFPAKPTDDSLRIYTTRPDTLYGASYMVIAPEHPFVDRLTTDDQKAEVEAYCQAAANKSDRERQEDKEKSGVFTGSYAINPVNGQPTPVWISDYVLIHYGTGAIMAVPAHDERDFEFAKKFDLPITPVVDPGEVHEERDQVLAGEACFAGHGNAINSGPYNGVPTADFKQKISEALEAEGTGHEAVNYKLRDWLFSRQRFWGEPFPILHELDDAGNPTGNIRAVDVADLPIDLPHLEDYKPHGKPEPPLGKSPDEWLYVEIDGKRYKRETNTMPQWAGSCWYYLRFIDPQNGDAFIDPEKEKAWMPVDLYIGGAEHAVLHLLYSRFWHKVLFDRGHVSCPEPFGRLVNQGMILGQPQYHVSEAAAEAAEAKLTSLGVTPVRVENNDKVSYILQQTAGGADLSDDMTEKRQGQTYLAGTDIELTPKADKMSKSRGNVVNPDDIIKVHGADTLRMYEMFMGPLEATKPWNMAGVGGIRKFLDRVWRMIADEDAETPALAAEVQDVAPTEEQNRVLHQTIKAVTHDTDTLGFNTAIARMMEFVNFFSKQKVRPRAAMESFVLMLAPYAPHIGEELWGLLGHDGTLTYATWPEHDEAALVESTIELPVQIQGKVRTKIQVAADLSQDEVLAIALADEKVIAAIGDKQVVKKIVVPGRLVNLVVK is encoded by the coding sequence ATGCCACGATACAACCCTGCCCAGATCGAGCCGAAATGGCAAGCGTATTGGGAGCAGAACAAAACCTTCGCCGCCCCCGAGATGCCGGGCGACAAGAAGCTGTACGCCCTGGACATGTTCCCCTATCCCAGCGGCGATGGGTTGCATGTCGGTCACCCCGAAGGCTACACGGCGACCGATATCGTGTCCCGTTTCAACCGCATGCGCGGCGTCTCGGTCCTGCACCCGATGGGCTTCGACGCCTTTGGCCTGCCCGCCGAAGAGCACGCGATCAAAACGAACACGCCGCCGCGGGCGTCGACCGAAAAGAATATCGCCACTTTCCGCCGGCAGCTGAAGTCGCTCGGCTTCAGTTACGACTGGGACCGCGAGATCGCCACCACCGACGTCGAATACTTCCACTGGACCCAGTGGATCTTCTTGGTGTTGTTCGACACGTGGTTCGATGCCGATCAACAGAAGGGGCGTCCGATTGCGGAGCTGCCGATCCCGGCAGAGGTCACCGCCGCGGGAGCCGACGCGGTCCGCAGCTACCAAGACGATCACCGCTTGGCCTTCCAGAGCGATGCGTTGGTGAACTGGTGCCCGGCGCTGGGGACTGTGTTGGCGAACGAAGAGGTTGTCGATGGCAAGAGCGAACGGGGCAGCCACCCGGTCGAACGCCGTCCGCTGCGACAGTGGATGTTGCGGATCACCGCTTACGGCGACCGCTTGCAGAACGACTTGGAGTCGGTCGATTGGCCCGAGAGCATCAAGACGATGCAGCGCGATTGGATCGGCCGCAGTACGGGGGCGGAAGTCGATTTCTTTGTAGGCGATGTCGATGACTTCCAGACTTGGAAAAGTGCCCGCAGCGAGTTTCCTGCAAAGCCAACCGACGACAGCTTGCGGATCTACACGACCCGCCCCGACACGCTTTACGGCGCGTCGTACATGGTCATCGCTCCGGAACATCCGTTTGTCGATCGCCTGACGACCGACGATCAAAAAGCAGAGGTCGAAGCCTACTGCCAAGCGGCGGCGAATAAGAGCGACCGCGAGCGTCAGGAGGACAAAGAGAAGTCGGGCGTCTTCACCGGCTCCTACGCGATCAACCCCGTCAACGGACAACCGACGCCGGTCTGGATCAGCGATTACGTGCTGATTCACTACGGCACCGGTGCGATCATGGCGGTCCCGGCGCACGACGAACGCGACTTTGAATTCGCCAAGAAGTTCGACTTGCCGATCACGCCGGTCGTCGATCCGGGCGAGGTGCATGAAGAGCGCGATCAGGTGCTGGCGGGCGAAGCCTGTTTCGCCGGGCACGGCAACGCGATCAACAGCGGTCCATACAACGGAGTCCCCACGGCCGACTTCAAGCAGAAGATCTCCGAGGCGCTGGAAGCCGAAGGGACCGGGCACGAAGCTGTCAATTACAAGCTGCGCGATTGGTTGTTCAGTCGCCAGCGATTCTGGGGCGAACCGTTCCCGATCCTGCACGAACTGGACGACGCCGGCAATCCGACGGGCAACATCCGCGCTGTCGATGTCGCCGACCTGCCGATCGATCTGCCGCATCTGGAAGATTACAAACCGCACGGAAAACCGGAACCGCCGCTGGGCAAATCGCCCGACGAATGGCTGTATGTCGAGATCGACGGCAAGCGTTACAAACGTGAAACGAACACGATGCCTCAGTGGGCCGGTTCGTGTTGGTACTACCTGCGGTTTATCGACCCCCAGAACGGCGACGCCTTTATCGATCCCGAAAAGGAAAAGGCTTGGATGCCGGTCGATCTGTACATTGGCGGCGCCGAACACGCGGTGCTGCATCTGCTGTACTCTCGCTTCTGGCACAAGGTCCTCTTCGATCGCGGGCACGTCAGTTGCCCCGAGCCGTTTGGCCGCTTGGTGAACCAAGGAATGATCTTGGGCCAACCGCAGTACCACGTCAGCGAAGCGGCAGCCGAGGCGGCGGAAGCCAAATTGACGTCGCTTGGTGTGACGCCAGTTCGCGTCGAGAATAACGACAAGGTTTCGTACATCCTGCAGCAAACCGCTGGCGGTGCCGATCTGTCGGACGACATGACCGAAAAGCGTCAGGGGCAAACCTATCTAGCCGGAACCGATATTGAACTGACGCCCAAGGCGGACAAGATGTCCAAGAGCCGCGGGAACGTGGTCAACCCGGACGACATCATCAAAGTCCATGGTGCCGACACGCTGCGGATGTACGAGATGTTCATGGGCCCGTTGGAAGCGACCAAGCCGTGGAACATGGCCGGAGTCGGCGGTATCCGCAAATTCCTGGATCGCGTGTGGCGGATGATCGCCGACGAAGATGCCGAAACGCCAGCGTTGGCTGCGGAGGTGCAAGACGTCGCGCCGACCGAAGAGCAGAACCGTGTGCTGCATCAGACGATCAAAGCGGTCACGCACGACACCGACACGCTGGGCTTCAACACAGCGATCGCGCGGATGATGGAGTTCGTCAACTTCTTCAGCAAGCAGAAGGTCCGTCCTCGCGCGGCGATGGAGAGCTTTGTCCTGATGCTGGCTCCGTACGCTCCGCACATCGGTGAAGAACTGT